A region of Ferruginibacter albus DNA encodes the following proteins:
- a CDS encoding glycosyltransferase family 4 protein — MNDNPQNKKVIIIGPAYPLRGGLASYDERLAREFQSQGYSTSIYTFSLQYPGFLFPGTTQYSTEPAPKDLDIHVRINSINPLNWLSVGNELKKLRPDIIVVRYWLPFMGPCLGTILRKVKKNRHTKVICIADNVIPHEKRIGDTVFTKYFLKPIDAFITMSEKVLGDLKLFAHNKPAKFVAHPLYDNFGEKISKEEAREQLKIDKDEFIILFFGFIRHYKGLDILLKTAPLLKEKFNIQNWKILVAGEFYEDRKQYDDLIQQLNIQDKLILRTDFIPDSEVKNYLCAADVVIQPYRNATQSGVTPLAYHFEIPMIVTNVGGLPSLVPDNKVGLVAEPDPGSISEKIIEYFNKGEQHFLPYLKEEKKKYSWAVMVDSIVKSSNLQP, encoded by the coding sequence ATGAATGACAATCCTCAAAATAAAAAAGTAATCATTATTGGACCTGCGTACCCGTTACGTGGCGGCTTAGCTTCTTATGATGAACGTTTAGCAAGAGAATTTCAATCGCAAGGATATTCCACAAGCATCTATACGTTCTCCTTACAATATCCCGGATTTCTATTTCCCGGCACTACACAATATTCAACAGAACCTGCTCCTAAAGACTTAGATATTCATGTAAGAATAAATTCAATCAACCCTTTAAATTGGTTGAGCGTTGGCAATGAATTAAAAAAATTGAGACCGGATATAATAGTAGTAAGATACTGGTTACCATTTATGGGTCCTTGCCTGGGAACGATATTACGAAAAGTAAAAAAGAATAGACATACAAAAGTTATTTGCATTGCTGATAATGTTATTCCTCATGAAAAACGCATTGGCGATACGGTCTTTACCAAATACTTTTTAAAACCTATTGATGCTTTTATAACAATGAGTGAAAAAGTTTTAGGAGATCTAAAACTTTTTGCCCACAATAAACCTGCAAAATTTGTTGCGCATCCCTTGTATGATAATTTCGGAGAGAAGATCAGTAAAGAAGAAGCCAGAGAACAATTAAAGATCGATAAGGATGAATTTATTATTTTATTTTTTGGATTTATTCGTCATTATAAAGGATTGGATATTTTATTAAAAACGGCTCCTTTATTAAAAGAAAAATTCAACATTCAAAACTGGAAGATATTAGTGGCAGGAGAATTTTACGAAGACAGGAAACAATACGATGATCTGATCCAGCAATTAAACATACAGGATAAACTAATTCTTCGTACAGATTTCATTCCGGACAGTGAAGTAAAAAATTATTTATGCGCTGCCGATGTTGTTATTCAACCATATCGTAATGCAACGCAAAGCGGCGTTACTCCCCTCGCCTATCATTTTGAGATACCGATGATCGTTACCAATGTTGGCGGTTTACCTTCTTTGGTTCCTGATAATAAAGTTGGACTGGTTGCAGAGCCTGATCCCGGATCCATCAGTGAAAAGATCATTGAATATTTTAATAAAGGCGAACAACATTTTCTCCCTTATTTAAAAGAAGAAAAGAAAAAATACAGCTGGGCTGTAATGGTTGATTCCATTGTTAAATCAAGTAATTTGCAGCCATGA
- a CDS encoding glycosyltransferase family 2 protein, giving the protein MDLSIVIPLYNEDESLPELAAWIERVMQANNYSYEVIMVDDGSNDNSWNVIESLREQNNNIRGIKFQRNYGKSAALNEGFKAAKGDVVITMDADMQDSPDEIPELRKMIIEDGYDIVSGWKKVRYDNTITKNIPSKLFNAAASKTSGIKLHDFNCGLKAYKNKVVKSIEVYGEMHRYIPVLAKWAGFKKVTEKVVEHRPRKYGVTKFGWNRFINGFLDLISILFVGKFSKKPMHVFGLWGTVVFFIGTCIWIYLAITKFAFEKFNMTDRPIFYVGLISIVIGTQLFLAGFLGELIARNSADRNNYLIEKKLGI; this is encoded by the coding sequence ATGGATCTTTCAATTGTAATACCGTTATATAATGAAGATGAATCGTTGCCGGAATTAGCGGCATGGATCGAGCGTGTAATGCAGGCAAATAATTATTCGTATGAAGTGATAATGGTGGATGATGGAAGCAACGACAATTCATGGAATGTGATAGAATCCCTAAGAGAACAAAATAATAATATCCGCGGCATAAAATTTCAACGCAACTATGGCAAAAGTGCTGCATTAAATGAAGGCTTTAAAGCTGCCAAAGGCGATGTGGTGATCACCATGGATGCAGATATGCAGGATAGCCCGGATGAGATACCGGAACTAAGAAAAATGATCATTGAGGACGGTTATGACATTGTGAGCGGATGGAAAAAAGTTCGTTATGATAATACAATTACTAAAAACATCCCTTCAAAATTATTCAATGCGGCTGCCAGCAAAACATCCGGCATTAAGTTGCATGATTTCAACTGCGGTTTAAAAGCCTACAAAAACAAAGTGGTTAAGAGCATTGAAGTGTATGGAGAAATGCATCGTTATATTCCGGTATTGGCAAAGTGGGCTGGCTTTAAAAAAGTTACCGAAAAAGTAGTAGAGCATCGCCCAAGAAAATATGGTGTTACTAAGTTTGGATGGAATCGTTTTATCAATGGTTTCCTTGATCTGATCTCTATTTTATTTGTTGGAAAATTCAGCAAAAAACCAATGCATGTATTTGGACTGTGGGGAACGGTGGTCTTTTTTATTGGTACCTGCATTTGGATATACCTTGCCATTACAAAGTTTGCGTTTGAAAAATTCAACATGACTGACCGTCCTATTTTTTATGTAGGTCTTATCTCTATTGTAATTGGTACACAATTATTTTTAGCAGGATTTTTAGGTGAATTAATTGCTCGCAATTCTGCTGACAGAAATAATTACTTAATAGAGAAAAAATTAGGCATATAA
- a CDS encoding DUF4199 domain-containing protein, which translates to MNINATKKGLIAGCLIIACNIFFFYSLKQASNPFQFVVYILFVAAILWSIISFSKTATAESKLKDYFSQGFKTFIVITLLLVVYSFIFYKLHPEIIEQHARANSELFRPLHTHTEAEIAENEKQYKSVFIPLELSGQTFSLLLSGSIVTLLSSVIIMQLKKK; encoded by the coding sequence ATGAATATAAATGCTACCAAAAAAGGATTGATCGCCGGATGCTTGATAATAGCATGCAATATTTTTTTCTTTTATTCTTTAAAACAGGCTAGCAATCCATTTCAATTTGTTGTTTACATATTGTTTGTTGCAGCAATATTGTGGAGCATAATAAGTTTTTCAAAAACAGCGACCGCAGAAAGCAAGCTAAAAGATTATTTTTCACAAGGCTTTAAAACTTTTATAGTAATTACTTTATTGCTGGTTGTATATAGTTTTATATTTTACAAATTGCACCCGGAGATAATAGAACAACATGCACGTGCAAACAGTGAACTATTTCGTCCACTGCATACACATACAGAAGCCGAAATTGCTGAAAACGAGAAGCAATATAAAAGCGTTTTTATACCATTAGAATTAAGTGGTCAAACATTTTCGCTATTATTGTCCGGCTCAATAGTAACTTTATTATCTTCCGTAATAATTATGCAACTGAAAAAAAAATAA
- a CDS encoding dihydroorotase: protein MKVLIKQATIVSSSSPFNGKTKDILIVDGIISAIEDTISEKADTIIEQQGLHTSIGWMDSFAHFCDPGFEYRETLESGANAAAAGGFTDVIVIPNTNPVTHNKSQVEYIVQKSKTLPVTIHPAGAITKNAEGKELAEMYDMRAAGAIAFTDGINSIQSPGILLKALQYTLAFDGVIIQIPDDKSINAGGLVSEGIVSTQLGLPGKPAIAEELMIARDIELVKYTNSKIHFTGVSTAKGIELIANAKAAGLNVTCSVTPYHLFFSDEDLVTYDTNLKVNPPLRTKADVAALQQALVNGVIDTIASHHIPQNQDNKICEFEYAKNGMIGLESLFGAVISTGSISIEKFVEMITIRSRGIFDLSIPEIKVGAVAKLTLFDPIVEAVFSEPQLRSKSKNAAFIGKKLKGKVIGIINRKSSHIN from the coding sequence ATGAAGGTTTTAATTAAGCAAGCTACTATCGTTTCTTCCTCCTCTCCTTTTAACGGAAAAACAAAAGATATTTTAATTGTTGATGGAATTATCAGTGCAATAGAGGATACTATTTCTGAAAAAGCCGATACTATTATTGAACAACAAGGATTGCATACCAGCATTGGGTGGATGGATTCCTTCGCTCATTTTTGTGATCCTGGTTTTGAATACAGGGAAACGCTGGAGAGCGGTGCTAATGCAGCAGCAGCCGGAGGCTTTACGGATGTGATCGTAATTCCAAATACCAACCCAGTTACCCATAACAAATCGCAGGTTGAATACATTGTACAGAAATCGAAAACGTTGCCTGTAACCATTCATCCTGCAGGAGCTATTACTAAAAATGCAGAAGGAAAAGAGTTGGCTGAAATGTATGACATGCGTGCAGCGGGTGCCATTGCTTTTACCGATGGTATCAACAGTATTCAATCTCCCGGCATTTTATTAAAAGCGCTGCAATACACATTGGCTTTCGACGGAGTGATCATTCAAATTCCGGATGATAAAAGTATAAATGCCGGCGGATTAGTGAGTGAAGGTATTGTCAGCACGCAACTAGGCTTACCCGGCAAACCTGCTATCGCCGAAGAATTGATGATCGCAAGAGATATTGAACTGGTAAAATATACTAACTCTAAAATACATTTTACGGGAGTATCAACAGCTAAAGGAATTGAATTGATCGCAAACGCAAAAGCAGCAGGCTTGAATGTAACCTGTTCTGTAACCCCTTATCATTTATTTTTTAGCGATGAAGATTTAGTTACCTACGATACGAATCTTAAAGTAAATCCGCCGTTACGTACAAAAGCAGACGTTGCTGCATTACAACAAGCATTGGTAAATGGAGTGATCGACACCATTGCTTCGCATCATATCCCGCAAAACCAGGATAATAAAATTTGTGAATTTGAATATGCAAAGAACGGGATGATTGGTTTGGAATCTTTATTCGGCGCTGTTATTTCAACTGGCAGCATTTCAATAGAAAAGTTTGTGGAAATGATAACCATTCGATCAAGAGGAATATTTGATCTTTCTATCCCTGAAATAAAAGTTGGAGCTGTTGCTAAACTGACTTTATTCGATCCGATTGTTGAAGCTGTTTTTAGTGAACCGCAGCTTAGATCAAAATCTAAAAATGCGGCTTTCATTGGTAAGAAGTTAAAGGGAAAAGTAATTGGCATTATCAACAGAAAATCTTCTCACATAAATTAA
- a CDS encoding PorP/SprF family type IX secretion system membrane protein: MNKLKLVVVFILGSLAVNAQQKPYYTQYILNNYILNPALSGIENYTDVKLSYRNQWTGIDGAPKTMYVSIQGPINKKDYRTNATSYEIPGENPRGESYWESYTAAEPHSGVGLSIVNDKTGYINRTSVYGTYAYHKGISGRTSLALGFQAGFTNVSIDRSKITLPLDPQDPALGYDNGELKKFTPEVGAGVWLYSRDYFLGASVLNIIPGKAAFVKNAGNYGSSFSPQMFLTGGYRFLLGGDMSVLPSALIQYNSAQPVQVHLNCKVQYMDLVWFGGSYRITDELGGFAAMAGINVSNTFNIGYSYDLATTSRLQGYTGGTHEIIIGFLINNRYGDTCPRNIW; encoded by the coding sequence ATGAATAAGTTAAAATTAGTTGTTGTATTTATTTTGGGTTCGTTAGCTGTAAACGCACAGCAAAAACCGTATTACACACAGTACATCCTGAATAATTATATTCTGAATCCGGCTTTATCCGGTATTGAAAATTATACGGATGTTAAGCTGAGTTATAGAAATCAATGGACGGGAATTGATGGCGCTCCTAAAACAATGTACGTTAGTATTCAAGGTCCGATCAATAAAAAAGATTATCGTACCAATGCTACTTCTTACGAAATTCCCGGAGAAAATCCACGTGGAGAATCTTATTGGGAAAGCTACACTGCGGCTGAGCCACATAGCGGCGTTGGATTAAGTATTGTGAACGATAAAACAGGATACATCAATCGTACTTCTGTTTATGGAACTTATGCGTATCATAAAGGAATCAGTGGAAGAACTTCATTGGCGTTAGGCTTCCAGGCTGGATTTACCAATGTAAGCATTGATCGTTCAAAGATCACTTTGCCGCTTGATCCGCAAGATCCTGCTTTGGGTTATGACAATGGTGAATTAAAGAAATTTACTCCTGAAGTTGGTGCAGGTGTTTGGTTATATTCAAGAGATTATTTTTTAGGAGCTTCTGTATTGAACATAATTCCGGGTAAAGCTGCTTTTGTAAAAAATGCAGGTAATTATGGTAGTAGCTTTTCTCCGCAAATGTTTCTTACCGGTGGTTACAGGTTCTTGTTAGGAGGCGATATGTCTGTGCTTCCTTCTGCTTTAATTCAATACAATAGCGCTCAACCCGTACAGGTTCATTTAAATTGTAAAGTACAATACATGGATCTGGTATGGTTTGGAGGTAGCTATCGTATAACAGATGAATTGGGCGGTTTTGCTGCAATGGCAGGTATTAATGTATCAAATACATTTAATATTGGTTATTCGTACGACCTGGCAACTACTTCCCGTTTGCAAGGTTATACCGGTGGCACTCACGAAATTATTATCGGATTCTTAATTAATAACCGTTACGGCGATACTTGTCCTCGTAACATTTGGTAG
- a CDS encoding PKD domain-containing protein produces the protein MKRILVILLLLLSANSFAQLSSYGTDFWLGMGFNTRMKDPESPIMHLFLSAQQTATVRITLQFPAPAAGFPAPCNCKTVTVPAGQAIDVTNFPLGDLSDEFNEANLPDLRLYYTGISNRSIHVESLTGVPISAYEYSDGTDVGGATLLLPTDTWGSSYTVSTVGGYTNAGLSNSFFFVMAAEDNTVIDIVPSQDIVDSSNKTIFKDGTSAYVKYPKGVPFSITLNKGQVFNAMGAIVGTGSNKAYGVDLTGTTVKARICGKKITVFAGNGRVSLNIDPGCTPSSYSSSDNLIQQLFPKSAWGTKYLTVPTATGYNLFRINVQNAATKVWVNDPTHTNQLSGIIGNNYYELRTNQPALIESDQPIMVTEFMASGIAACNTTYPVGDVNGNSDAEMIILSPVQQAINSVSVYSPVLNNFTSSGNKPHHYVNVVIKKEGVASFKINGSSTFNGTAITSIFKSHPQEPNYSYAQFVDVIPSTSTTGKSNTFTSDSAFNAIAFGQAKGESYGYNAGTAVKDLSAITTTNNPYGSTDGAKTCKDNSSTYEVALPYLASQISSISWDTRFGDGSTNPNISPSNIYAGSITPIRTYVLNDQTYNVYASPKAYAFTRTGTLDTIHIVVSGTFSSECGSSLPIDLPVQVVRDTADFTFSNASCGSPTITFSDKTKASAASTIQKWIWQFGDGDSSIVQNPPAHTYATSSAFTTKLRVINALGCYSDTSKLIDFSAGLTAKFNVSPNDTVCAPATLTFTDGPSLPSGASGAINKWTWDFGDGNPVVDNNAPVSHNFSYTTPGKYFAKLTVATTAGCSSTYSDTIVVEASPVAAIDNSLTQACLGDSTSYTDKSTISVGAIGSWLWNFDDGGTSTLQNPKHKWLAAGIHTATLTVKSAGGCSSSNTATNTLSVFDLPEAGFKIDVNCVTNIITFTDTSNAKGGTITEWDWDFGDGAKLTTNNDSVIHHYYANGNGQTFTVNLTIKTQAGCSDDATPQSFSIGAAPVAQFSIAPGTYCLPNASVSFNNTSSISDGSTNNMSYIWNFGDVPAPGGDSVVAQGPPAAAAHIFTTQGPYTVTLTAVSNKGCTNSASVVVDGTIIHQPPVAGKFNPEPSLCFKDSLSLTRTFTGITISQYSWNMGDGTDLTGPTVKYAWKNPGVYPVTFVATSTDGCQSVPVVDSVTVNELPVAGFTAQATGLCPQTPVSFTDASTTQTGSAITQWFWNFGDGASQTVNAPNSGSVTHTYAASGTYSVSLSVKNSNGCSSTTYIGSVTINPLPYPNFTVTPICVPGADAQFTDKTTIASGAVIEWAWDFGDNTQSTQQNPTHPYPIGGTYPVKLNVTSALGCVHDTTISVTAYDTPTALDSIVNKGMLCSSAPVVLLNQSFVSGPNGNVSRIELFWDAANNSTTPDVTDNAPVANGRYTHDYGSFATDRNYTVTLKAYSGNGCPTTPYSQDITVLASPDARFDALAPVCQETTPFALSGGYDANNLGGTGAYSGLGVAQTDSVTYTFDPQVAGPGLDSPIVFTANYKGCTDTAQQAIFVYPTPSLDYGGVQSILEGDSATLNPVKVEGIGLSFNWDPSLYLDNDTIPTPLAKPIDDITYTITASSPAGCHGSTTLLVQVLKDFIVANTFTPNGDGVNDTWVIKELPKYPIHRVQVFNRYGQILMETHGYTKPWDGTMNGSQLPAGTYYYIIELNGLRTPKTGYVTILR, from the coding sequence ATGAAAAGAATTTTAGTTATACTATTATTGTTGTTATCTGCCAATTCATTTGCGCAACTGTCCAGTTATGGAACGGACTTTTGGTTGGGCATGGGTTTTAATACCCGTATGAAAGATCCTGAAAGCCCGATCATGCACTTGTTTTTGTCTGCACAACAAACAGCAACAGTAAGGATAACTTTGCAATTCCCTGCTCCCGCAGCAGGTTTCCCTGCACCGTGTAACTGTAAAACAGTCACTGTTCCAGCAGGTCAGGCTATTGATGTTACGAACTTTCCATTAGGAGATCTGAGCGATGAATTCAATGAAGCCAATCTTCCTGATCTGCGATTATATTATACCGGTATTTCTAACAGAAGCATACATGTTGAAAGTCTGACGGGTGTTCCTATTTCAGCTTATGAATATTCAGATGGAACCGATGTGGGCGGCGCTACCCTGCTATTGCCAACAGATACCTGGGGATCGAGCTATACAGTTTCTACAGTAGGAGGATATACCAATGCAGGATTGTCCAATTCTTTCTTTTTTGTAATGGCTGCTGAAGACAATACGGTCATTGACATCGTTCCGAGCCAGGACATTGTTGACTCAAGCAATAAAACGATTTTTAAAGATGGTACTTCTGCTTATGTTAAATATCCAAAGGGAGTACCATTCAGCATTACCCTTAATAAAGGACAGGTGTTTAATGCAATGGGGGCTATTGTTGGTACCGGTTCTAATAAGGCTTATGGGGTTGATCTGACCGGTACTACTGTAAAAGCCAGGATCTGTGGAAAGAAAATAACGGTCTTTGCAGGAAACGGACGTGTTTCTTTAAATATAGATCCGGGTTGTACTCCCTCCTCTTATTCTTCTTCCGACAACCTTATACAACAATTGTTTCCTAAATCCGCATGGGGTACCAAATATCTTACAGTACCTACAGCTACAGGATATAATTTGTTTAGAATAAACGTACAAAATGCGGCTACAAAAGTTTGGGTAAATGACCCTACTCATACCAATCAATTATCGGGGATCATTGGTAACAATTACTATGAGTTAAGAACCAATCAACCTGCTTTAATAGAAAGTGACCAACCAATAATGGTTACAGAGTTTATGGCAAGCGGCATAGCTGCGTGCAATACTACTTATCCTGTAGGAGATGTAAATGGCAATAGCGATGCAGAGATGATCATTTTAAGTCCGGTTCAACAGGCAATCAACAGTGTTTCTGTATATTCTCCTGTTTTAAATAATTTTACATCCAGCGGCAATAAACCTCATCATTATGTGAATGTGGTGATAAAGAAAGAAGGTGTTGCCAGCTTTAAGATCAATGGCTCCTCTACATTCAATGGAACTGCTATAACAAGTATTTTTAAATCGCATCCGCAGGAGCCCAATTATTCTTATGCTCAGTTTGTTGATGTTATTCCTTCTACTTCAACAACAGGAAAATCTAACACCTTTACATCCGATTCTGCATTTAATGCGATTGCTTTTGGTCAGGCAAAAGGTGAAAGCTATGGTTATAATGCAGGTACTGCTGTTAAAGATCTGAGTGCTATTACCACTACCAATAATCCATATGGCTCAACAGATGGCGCAAAAACATGTAAAGATAATTCTTCCACTTACGAAGTAGCATTGCCTTATCTCGCTTCTCAAATTTCAAGCATAAGTTGGGATACACGTTTTGGAGATGGAAGCACCAATCCTAATATCAGTCCTTCTAATATTTATGCAGGAAGCATTACTCCGATTCGGACCTATGTTTTAAATGATCAGACTTATAACGTCTATGCGTCACCGAAAGCATATGCTTTTACCCGCACAGGAACATTGGATACTATTCACATTGTTGTTTCAGGAACTTTTTCCAGCGAATGCGGAAGCAGTCTTCCAATTGATCTTCCGGTACAGGTTGTAAGAGATACAGCTGATTTCACTTTTTCTAATGCTTCTTGCGGAAGTCCTACTATTACTTTTTCAGATAAAACAAAAGCTTCTGCTGCAAGCACCATTCAAAAATGGATATGGCAGTTTGGCGATGGAGATTCTTCTATTGTACAAAATCCTCCGGCTCATACCTACGCAACATCTTCTGCCTTTACAACAAAGCTAAGAGTCATTAATGCGTTGGGATGTTATTCTGACACCAGTAAATTAATAGATTTTAGTGCAGGACTTACTGCAAAGTTCAATGTATCTCCCAATGATACTGTGTGCGCTCCTGCTACGCTTACTTTCACCGACGGACCTTCTTTGCCTTCCGGAGCTTCGGGCGCTATCAATAAATGGACATGGGATTTTGGGGATGGCAATCCTGTCGTGGATAATAACGCGCCTGTTTCTCATAATTTTTCATATACTACTCCCGGCAAATACTTTGCAAAATTAACTGTTGCAACCACTGCAGGCTGTAGCAGCACTTATAGCGATACTATTGTTGTAGAAGCTTCACCTGTTGCTGCTATTGATAATAGCTTAACGCAAGCTTGTTTAGGCGACAGCACTTCTTATACAGACAAAAGCACTATTAGTGTAGGCGCTATCGGTAGTTGGTTATGGAATTTCGATGATGGTGGTACCAGCACCTTGCAAAATCCTAAACATAAATGGCTTGCTGCGGGTATTCACACGGCTACCTTAACAGTTAAATCTGCTGGAGGATGTAGTTCTTCTAATACTGCTACTAATACGCTTTCTGTATTTGATCTGCCTGAGGCAGGCTTTAAAATAGATGTGAACTGTGTAACCAATATCATCACCTTTACTGATACGTCCAATGCCAAAGGCGGTACCATTACCGAATGGGATTGGGATTTTGGCGACGGCGCTAAATTAACTACCAATAACGATTCGGTTATCCACCATTACTATGCTAACGGTAACGGGCAAACGTTCACTGTAAATCTTACCATTAAAACACAGGCAGGCTGCAGTGATGACGCTACTCCGCAATCATTCAGCATCGGTGCTGCACCGGTAGCTCAGTTCAGCATTGCACCGGGTACTTATTGTTTACCCAATGCCAGTGTCAGCTTTAATAATACTTCCAGCATCAGCGATGGCTCTACCAATAACATGTCTTACATCTGGAACTTTGGCGATGTGCCTGCTCCGGGTGGAGATTCGGTAGTAGCCCAGGGACCGCCGGCTGCTGCCGCTCATATTTTTACCACGCAGGGACCATACACCGTGACGCTTACTGCTGTAAGTAATAAAGGCTGTACCAATTCAGCCAGCGTGGTGGTAGATGGAACTATTATCCATCAGCCGCCGGTGGCAGGTAAGTTCAACCCTGAACCTTCCCTGTGCTTTAAAGATTCTTTATCGCTTACAAGAACCTTCACCGGTATTACTATCAGTCAATACAGCTGGAACATGGGAGATGGTACGGATCTTACCGGTCCTACTGTAAAATACGCATGGAAGAATCCGGGCGTTTATCCTGTAACATTTGTAGCAACATCAACAGATGGTTGCCAGTCTGTTCCGGTTGTGGATTCTGTTACCGTTAATGAATTACCGGTAGCAGGCTTTACGGCACAGGCAACAGGATTGTGTCCGCAAACGCCTGTCAGCTTTACGGATGCTTCCACCACTCAAACAGGTTCTGCCATTACACAATGGTTCTGGAACTTTGGCGATGGTGCTTCTCAAACAGTGAATGCCCCCAACAGCGGTTCTGTAACCCACACCTATGCGGCTTCGGGCACCTATTCGGTATCGCTTTCTGTTAAGAACAGCAATGGATGCAGCTCTACCACTTATATTGGTTCGGTTACCATCAACCCGTTGCCTTATCCGAACTTTACCGTTACTCCTATTTGTGTACCGGGGGCGGATGCACAGTTTACCGATAAAACCACTATCGCAAGCGGGGCTGTTATTGAATGGGCTTGGGATTTTGGTGATAATACTCAATCCACACAACAAAACCCCACACATCCTTATCCTATCGGCGGTACTTACCCCGTTAAGCTGAACGTTACTTCAGCATTGGGTTGTGTACACGATACTACTATCAGCGTAACAGCTTATGATACGCCTACTGCTTTGGACAGCATTGTAAACAAAGGCATGCTGTGCAGCAGTGCTCCGGTGGTTTTATTGAATCAATCTTTTGTAAGCGGACCTAACGGCAACGTAAGCAGGATCGAACTGTTCTGGGATGCTGCCAATAACAGCACCACACCGGATGTTACCGATAATGCACCCGTTGCCAATGGCAGATATACACACGATTATGGTTCTTTTGCTACCGACAGAAATTATACCGTTACCTTAAAAGCTTACAGCGGTAACGGATGCCCTACCACTCCTTATTCGCAGGACATCACCGTGCTGGCTTCGCCAGATGCACGCTTTGATGCACTGGCTCCGGTTTGCCAGGAAACTACTCCGTTTGCTTTAAGCGGCGGCTATGATGCCAATAACTTAGGAGGTACCGGCGCTTACTCAGGATTAGGAGTAGCACAAACAGACAGTGTTACCTATACCTTTGATCCGCAGGTGGCCGGTCCGGGACTGGATTCTCCGATCGTGTTCACTGCCAATTACAAAGGATGTACCGATACGGCGCAACAGGCTATTTTTGTTTACCCGACCCCGTCACTGGATTATGGCGGTGTGCAATCCATACTGGAAGGCGATTCTGCCACATTGAATCCTGTTAAGGTTGAAGGCATCGGCTTAAGCTTTAACTGGGATCCGTCGCTTTACCTGGATAACGACACTATCCCTACTCCATTAGCCAAACCGATCGATGATATTACTTATACCATCACTGCCAGTTCTCCGGCAGGATGTCATGGATCCACCACATTACTGGTGCAGGTATTAAAAGACTTTATTGTTGCCAATACCTTTACACCCAATGGAGATGGTGTGAATGATACCTGGGTGATAAAAGAATTACCGAAATACCCGATCCACAGGGTACAGGTATTTAACAGGTATGGACAGATATTAATGGAAACTCATGGATATACTAAACCTTGGGATGGTACAATGAACGGTAGTCAGCTTCCCGCCGGCACCTATTATTATATCATTGAACTTAATGGATTAAGAACACCTAAAACAGGTTATGTAACTATTTTGAGATAA